The window CCCCCTGTCGCGACGCGGCCGTCTTTCGCCTGAAGCTGGCTGCCTATAACGAGACGGCCGAGCCGCCGTTGACGAAGCTGGCCGACCATTGGGATGAGCGGCAGGCGCGTGCCGATGAGAAGTTACGCGAATACCTCGGCCGGCGGCCGGTCATCCGCCGTCTGGATCGCTACACCCGCCTGACCGTCAGTCCGGGTATGGGGCTGCCGCGCGGCAAAGACCGGGCCGCGCCGCTGCTGGTGGGCCACGCCCTGCCCGCCCTGCTGTTCCAGCGCGTGGGCGCGGTGCGGGCCTGGGGCGCGCTGTTGCCCACGGCCACCCCGGCCCAATTCCACCAGTTGCGCATCCAGTTCAAGGAACTGCGCTATACCCTGACCTTCTTCGAGCCAGTCCTGAGCGGGTGCGCCGACCTCATCGATCTGAGCCGGCAAATTCAGGATCATCTGGGGGCCTTGAACGATGCCAGTGTGGCGGTGGAGTTGCTGGAGGGGATGAAACACCACCACGACGAAGCGGATCGCTATCGCGCCTTCCAACAAGCCGAGTTAGAGCGGCTGACGGCCGGGTTCCTGCCCCTCTATGCCGCCTTCGACCGGCCCGAGGTGCGCCGGGAGCTGGCGCTGACGCTGGCCGACCTTTAGACCGGATGGAGTTGCCAAACGATGGGATTTCTAAAGAAACTGTTCGGCGGCCAGGAAACGGGCCGCCAGGCCAATAAGCCCTACGTCGATAGCCAGGGCGTCTACTTCTACGTGCAATGCGACCACTGCGGCACGCCCGTCCGGCTGCGGGCCGACAAACAGCACGATTTGCTAAACGAGGGCGACGGCTACGTCTGGCACAAGACCATCGTCGATAATCGCTGCTTCCGGCCCATGCCGACCGTGGTCACCCTCAACGCGGCCTACGAGATGACCGCGCACGAGATCAGCGGCGGCCATTACATCACCGGGGAAGAGTACGAGGCATTATGGGCAGCCCGCAACGCGCCGGCCGAACCGCCCGCCGAACCACCGGCCGAAGGCTGATGCCCGCCGCCTAATCGCCGTCCTGCCGCTTCTCGCGCCGTCGCTCCAGATAGAGCAGCGTCGCCGACAGGATACCGGCGGCCGAGACGATGCTCCAGCCCAACTGCCCCACGCGCTTCTCCAGCCGCTCCTGCTGGCGCAGCCCGTCGCGGTCGGACTTCAACTGCACCCGCAAGCGCCCTTTTTCGGCCTCCTCCAGCAGGCGCTGGATGCGCAGCGGGGTTTCCAGGTAAGGGCGGGCCGCTTCCAGCAGCCCGCTGAGGCCACGCTCGCGCAGAAAGGCCACGCTTTGGCTGCGGAGGAGTTGTTGGCCGTAGCGCTCGATCTTGCGCCACGGGTTGATCTGCGGGTCAAGCTGGGACACCAGCCCGGAGATCATGCCCATCGCCCGCCCCAGATAGATGAAGTCCTGCGGGATTTGGAAGGGGAAGTCGTAGAGTAGATCGCGGAACTCGCGGCCGATGGCCTCGATCTCGCGCGGGTCGGGCTGGGCCAGGTCGAGCAGGTTGCGGCCCCACACCTGCGTGAGGACGGTGTCTATCGCCTCTTCGATGCGCTCCATATCGGCCCCGGGCAGGAAGAAACCCAGTTCGCGAGCGGCCTCGGTCAGTTGCCCGGCGTCGCGCTGGGTGACGCCAAACAGCACCTTGCGCAGGCTCTCGCCCGTGGCGGGGGGCACGCGCACGGCCATGCCGAAATCGACAAAGATGAGCTGGAACGACGGCCCGCCGGCCCCGATCAATTCGCCCGGCGCGGCCGATTGCGGGCGCACGAACAGGTTGCCGGGGTGGGGGTCGGCGTGGAAGAACTCGGCCACGAAAACCTGCTTGAAGTACGCCTCCAGCAGTAGATCGGCCACGTCCTTGGTGTCGATGCCGGCCTCGGTCAGCGCGTCCACGTCGGCGATCTTCAGCGACTCCACGTCTTCCAGCACGACGACGCGCTTGGTGGAATGCTCGCGATAAACCCTGGGGATGTAGATGCGGTCGTTGTCGGCGTGAATCCGGGCGAAATGCTCGGCGTTGTCGGCTTCCGATTGATAGTCCAACTCTTCCCACAGGGTGCGGGCGAACTCTTCCATCAGGGCCGGGACGTTGGCGCGGCGGCGAATGGGCTTGTAGCGCATGAGCCAGCGGGCGACGACGCGCAGCGCGGCCAGATCGGTGCGCACCATGCTTTCGATTTGCGGCCGTTGCACCTTGATGACCACCGCCGCGCCCGGCCCCGATTCGCCGCGCGGCGGCTTTAGCCGCGCCCGATAGACTTGCCCCAGCGAGGCAGCAGCCAGCGGATCGGGCGCGATGTATTCAAAGCGGCGGTCGATGTCGCCCAACTGTTCGCGCAGCAGGCCCATCACCTGGGCCGTGTCGGCCGGCGGCACCTCGTCCTGCAAGCCCTTGAGTTCCTGGGTGATCTCCGGTGGCAAGACGTCCACCCGCGAACTGAGGAACTGGCCGAGCTTGATCATCACCCCGCCCATCTCAATCGCCAGGCCGCGAAAGTCGCGCGACAACTCGCGATAGCGATCCGAGCGCGACGCCAGGGCGCGTTGGCGGGTCACCGGTACGCGCCGCATCACCAGGTCCCACCAGAGGATGCGGGCGATCACCCCCGAAAAAAATTGCAGGATGCGCCGGTAGCGATAGGTATCGATTTGCGATTCGCTATTCATACATTCGATTCGCCGAGCGACAAGCGCGGGAACGACTCCCCGTTTGGCTGAATAGCCCTTGCCTTGTATTCCTTATTGTAGCAGATTAGAGGGGGAAGGTTCCACTCAATCGTAATGCTTTACGACCACTCATCGACTATAGCCCGCAGGGCATCGAGATCGACGGTCAAATCGAGGTCGCGGGCTGCCGAATAGAGAGGACCATCGGACGGCCCGGGCAGCGGTTCGTTATCGACCAATTCCAGCGGGTATAGATAGCGATACTCCTGCCCCAGGGCCAGGGTCAGGAAGAAATAGACCGGCGTCACGGCCCGGCTGGCGAATTCCAGCACGGGGACGGGCGGCGCAAAAAGTAGGTTCGCCAGCCCGGCCCCGTGCGGCGCAATCACCATTTCCGCGTCGCGGAAGAGGCGCACCTGGTCGGCGAACGGTAACTCCTCCAACCGGTAGGGCCGGAAGCCGCGCGTCTGCAACAGTTCCACGACGGCCGCTTCGTTGATGACCCGGCGGACGCGCGCCCGATCGCGCAAGATGTAAATTCGTTCGCCGGGTACTAGGCGTGGCGGCAACCCGGCCGCGCCGATGAGCCGATCGCGCACATGGGCCAGATGATTATGAGGTGGATAGGCAAAATCCCATTGCGTCGTCAGAAAGGACGGCAAGACGAAGCGCTCGACTCGCACCCGACGATTGGCCGGAATGAACCGCACCGTTACGTCAGGCGGCAGGCAGGCGGCCAACTGTTGCCGGCGGTCGGCCGGCAGGCCATCGGGCATGAGCAATGTGATCGGCTCCGGATAGGAAGATAGCGAGTGGAGGCGGGGCAGAGATTCGATAAACCAATGGAAGACGTTGCCGGAGATGGGGCCGGCGATTGAGGAATAAGCACCCGCCAATGTGCCGGGGGCGATGGGCGTGGCCGCAACGTGCTTCAGCCGGCCGGCGTTCTTGATCGAATCCAACACCAGCGCGCCATCGGCAGCCCAGACCGCGCCACTATGGGGGTCGAAGGTCACTTCGCGCAACGTGGCCCGGAACGCTTCCTCGGTCTGGAACGCGCCATCGACGTTGGGCACGGCCGTCTGGCGGGCCAGAAAGGCGCGCTGCCGTTCGTCATCGAGCCGCACGGCGCGGACCGGTTGGAGGACGGTAAATTCCTCTATGCCCGCCGCCTCAGCCCGGCCGCCGCATAGCGAGACCACCGGTCCGGCATAGGCCGGCAGCTCCGCCCGATCGGCGGTGCGGCGCAGTCGGCCGCCGCTGGCGCGATCAAGGTTGGTAATCAACTGCCTGAACATTGCCCTCATTCTAGCATAGAGTGGGGAACAAACGGCGCAAACAAAACATGAAATCAAAAAATCCGCCGGTGATTGATTCACCAGCGGATTAAGTGCCCCATAGGGGACTCGAACCCCTGTTTCGGCCTTGAGAGGGCCGCGTCCTGGGCCACTAGACGAATGGGGCCAGCGACGAGGAATTTTAGCAGAGTCGCGGGCGGGTGTCAAACGGCCTGATTGCCGCCATCGCGCCGGTCGATTAGCACTTTGTCGATGCGATTGCCGTCCATATCGACGATCTCGAAGCGATAGCCGCCCCATTCCACGTAATCGCCGGCGCGCGGCAAGCGGCCGAGCCGGAACAGCACAAACCCGCCGAGCGTCTGGAAATCCCCCTCGCCCGGCAATTCATCGACGGCCAACAACGCCTTCAGGTCTTCCACGTCCAGAAAGCCCTCGACCAGATAGGAGCCGTCGTCGCGGCGCACCACCGGCGGCGCGGCGATCTCCTCGCGCGAGGGGATATCGCCGACGATGGCCTCCAGAATGTCGAAGAGCGTCACCATGCCCTCCACCCCGCCGAACTCATCGACCAGCAGCGCGCCCTGGACACCGGTCTCCTTGAAGCGCTCCAGCGCGCGCAGGGCGAGCATCGACTCCGGCAGCAATAACGGCGGCTGCGCGATAGCCCGCAGGTCGAACGGCGCGGCGGCCCAACTGTGGGACAGCAAATCTTTGGTATGCACGAAACCGACGATATGATCCAACGTCCGGTCGCCCACCGGAAAGCGCGTGTGGGGCGATTGGCTGATGGTCTCGCGTATGGTCGGCTCCGCATCGTTGACGTCGAGCCAGACCAGCTCCGTGCGCGGCGTCATCAGTGAGCGCAGCCGCCGGTCGCCCAGATGGAAGATGCTTTCCACCATAACCCGCTCGGCTTCCTCGAAGACACCGCTCCGCGTGCCCTGTTCCACCAGGAGCTTGATCTCTTCTTCGGTGACGACCTGCTCGCTGACGTCATTACTCACCCCCAGAAGGCGCAAAAAGAAAGCGGTGGCCAGCGTGAGCACACGCACCACCGGCCGGGCGATGGTCGCCAGCAAACTCATCGGCCGGGCCACCGAGGCGGCGATGCGCTCCGGGTTGCGCAGCGCCAGCCGCTTGGGCACCAGTTCGCCCAGCACGACACTGAAGAAGGTGATGGCCCCCACGACGATGATGAGAGCGATGGTGCGGCTATAGGGACCAACACCCGGCAATGGTTCCAGCCACAGTGCCAACTCGTCCGTCAGCGCCGCGCCGCCGAACGCGCCGGCCAGAATGCCGATGAGGGTGATGCCGACCTGAGCCGTCGAGAGCAAGGCCGTCGGCTCCTGCAACATGCGCAGGGCGATGACCGCACCCGGGTGGCCGTCGTCGATCAGCGCCTGCAACCGTTCGCGCCGCGACGAGACAATCGCCAACTCGGCCAGGGCAAACAGGCCATTGAGCAGGATCAAAAGGAAAAGGAGGATTATTTCGAAGAGTAGTCGAGAGTTCATGGACGATCCACATCAAAAATCCCGCATCGCTCCTACCAGTATAAACGAATACGCCCAAGCGGGCAGATTAGCCGGGCGCGCCGGACCTGCCTGGAAACGCCGGATGCTATAGAATTACAAGCATGGATTTGCTTGCGAACCTAAATGAAGCTCAACGGGCCGCCGTCAGTGCCCCGGCCGGCGCGCTCCTGGTCGTGGCCGGCCCCGGCAGCGGCAAGACGCGCGTCCTCACCCATCGCATCGCCTACCTCATCCGCGAGATGCGCGTATCGCCCTGGCACATCATGGCCGTCACCTTCACCAACAAAGCAGCGCGGGAAATGGAGCACCGCATCGAGCAGCTGCTCGACGGCCGCCCGCAAGGGTTGAACATGGGCACGTTCCACGCCATCTGCGCCCGCCTCCTGCGCCGCGAGGTGGACACCCTGACCCATTACCAGCGCGATTTCGTCATCTTCGACACCGCCGACCAGTTGCAGGTCATCAAACAGGCCCTGGCCGAACTCAACCTCGACGACAAGAAGTTCCCGCCGAACAAGATGCTCAACGGCATCAGCAACGCCAAGAACGATCTCATCACCCCCGCCGAATACGTGGCGACCAACTACACCGGCGCGGCCGTCCAGCGCGTCTACGAGCGCTACCAGATGACGCTGCGGGTCAACAACGCCATGGACTTCGACGACCTGATGATGAACGTCGTGCTGCTTTTCGATGAACAGCCCGAGGTCATGGCCCGCTATCAGGAGCGCTACCACCACGTGCTGGTGGACGAATTTCAGGATACCAACGCCACCCAGTACCGCCTGCTGCGCCAACTGACGGGCGACCACAACAGCATCTTCGCCGTCGGCGACTCCGATCAATCGATCTACAAGTGGCGCGGCGCGGATTACCGTAACATCCAGAACTTCTACCGCGACTACCCGGCGTCGCGGACGATCTTGCTGGAGCAGAATTATCGCTCGACCCAGGTCATATTGGACGCGGCCATCGAGGTCATTCGCCACAACCGCGACCACATCCCCAAGAAGCTGTTCACCGAGCGGCCGGGCGGCACGAAGATCAGTCTGCGCGAAGCCTACAACGAGTCCGACGAGGCGGCGACGATTGTCGATACGATTGAAAGCCTGATGCTGAAGAACCGTAACGGCAACGACTTCGCCGTGATGTACCGCACCAATGCCCAATCCCGCGCCATCGAAGAGGCGTTCGTGCAGGCCGGGCTGCCCTATCGGCTGGTGGGGGCCACGCAGTTCTACCAGCGGCGCGAGGTCAAGGACATCATCGCCTATCTGCGGCTCATCCACAACCCGCTCGATGCCGTCAGCTTCAACCGCGTCCTCAACGTGCCGACGCGCGGCATCGGCCAGCAGACGCAGGCCCAATTCAACGCCTGGGCGGCCGCCGGGGGACGTCAACCGGCCGAGGCGCTGCTGCGTCTGGCGACCGACCCCGACGCCCAGCACCCCTTCACCGGCCGGGCCTATAAAGCCCTCTACCAGTTCGGCTCGCTCTATGCCGCCTGGCGGACGCTGAGCGAGCGGGTGAGCGTGGGCGAACTGCTCGACGCCGTGCTGGAGCAGATCAACTACCGCGCCTATCTGGAAGACGGCACCGAGGAAGGCGAGGATCGCTGGGCCAACGTCATGGAGTTGCGGGGCGTGGCCGGGGTGGACAGCCAGATGGCGCTGGGCGACTTTTTGCAACAGGTGTCGCTGGTGGCCGAGACCGACAACCTGGACAGCGAGGCCCAGGCGACGACGCTGCTGACCCTCCACGCCGCCAAGGGGCTGGAGTTCCCCGTGGTCTTCATCACCGGGCTGGAGGAGGGGCTGCTGCCCCACAGCCGGTCGATGGACGATGAGGATGAGCTGGCCGAGGAGCGCCGCCTGTTCTACGTCGGCCTGACCCGCGCCAAGGATGCGATCTACCTCTCCCACGCTTTTCGGCGCACGTCGTGGGGGGATAGCTCGGTGGCCGTGCCCTCGCGCTTCCTGTCCGACCTGCCCGACGCGCTGGTCGATGGGCAGCGGCCGGGCAATCGCCGCCGCGAGAGCATCGACCGGATGAGCACGTGGGGCGACAAACCGCGTACGAGCGGCGGCCGTCCGACGTCCCCCTCGACCTCGAGCGGCGACCGCCGGCCGCCGGTCACCAACAACGTGTGGGGCAATTCATCGGGGCGACCGGCCCAGGACGAGCGCCGTCTGCCGCCGCCGAACACGGCCGGCGACCCACCCCGGCGGGAGCGCCCGGTGTCGGCCCGCTACAAGACCGGCCAGAAAGTGCGCCACGCCAAATTCGGCGACGGCACGGTCATCGAGACCAAGGTGACCGGCAGCGACGAAGAAGTCGTGGTCGCCTTTCCCGGCCTGGGTATCAAGCGGCTGGCGGCCAGCATCGCCGCGCTGGAGATCATCGAGTAGGCGATGCACTACCTGATCGACGGCCACAATCTCATCGCCCGCACGCCGGGGCTGTCGCTGGCCGACCCCGACGACGAGGCCAAACTGTCGGCGCTGCTCCGGCGCTGGGCGGCGGCCGACCCGCGGCGCAAGGTGACGGTGATCTTCGACGCCGGGTTGCCGGCCGGCGAGGCGCGCCACCTGTCGGGCGGCAATGTGAAAGCTATCTTTGCCCCCAACAACTCCTCGGCCGACGCGGCGCTCATCCGGCGCATCGAAGCGTTGGGCAACCCGGCCGAGTTCGTCGTCGTCAGCAGCGACAACGCCGTGCTGGCCGCCGCCGCCCGGCGGCGCGTCGCCACGCAGCGGTCGGAGGCGTTCGCCACGGCCATGCTCAACGACCGCCATTTCGGGAACCGCGAGCAAGCGCCGGCTCCCCGACCCGACGCGCCGGCCATGTCGCCCGACGAAATGCAGGAGTGGCTGGCCCTCTTCGGCCCGGAGCCGGAGACGCCCCGCCCCAGCCGCCCGCCGCGCCAACCCGCCCCACCCCCCGCCCCGCCCAAGAAGAAACCGAAAACGGACGACGAAGCCGACGACATCGACGAATGGCTACGGCTGTTTGGCTACAAAGAGTAATCCCAATTTCGATTCGTTCGTAGTCAGCAACTTTAGTTGCGTTCTTAGCAATGATTTGTGTCACCCGACGGCGCTAAAGCGCCTACTACGAACACAATATTTCTTCAGCGAATGCGTAGCTTGTAATGTTCTATAGGCGTTTCGCGCAGCCGGGCCGCGGCCTGTTCGGCCGTCAGGTCGCGCTGGGCCTCGGCCAGTAGTTCATAGCCGACCATGAACTTCCTGATCGTCGCCGAGCGCAACAGCGGCGGCAGGAAATGGGCGTGGAGTTGCCAATGATCCTGCGCTTCCGGGCCGAAGGGCGCGCCGTGCCAGCCCATCGAATAGGGGAACGAGGTGGAGAACAGGTTGTCATAGCGGATCAGCAACCGCTTGAGAATTTCGGCCAGCGCTTGCCGCTCAGCCTCGTCTAGCTCGGGCAGCCGCCGCACGTGGCGTCGCGGCAATAGCAGCAGCTCGAACGGCCAGATGGCCCAGTAGGGCACGACCGCCAGCCAAGCCTCGTTCGCTTCCACCACGCGCTCGCCCGCTGCCTCTTCCACGGCGGCGTAGTCCAACAGCAACGGCCGGCCCTCTTTCTCAAAATATAGGCGCTGGTGGATATCTTCCTTGGCCGGCTCATTGGGCAGTGTGTCGATGCCCCATATCTGGCCGTGGGGGTGGGGGTTGGAACTGCCCATGAGCGCGCCCTTGTTCTCGAACAGTTGCACCCAACGGTAGCGGCGGCCCAGATCGGCCGTCTGCTCGGCCCACGTCTCGATCACCTTACGGATGGCCGCTATTTCCATCTCCGGCAGCGTCAGGTCATGGCGCGGCGAAAAGCAGATAACCCGCGCCGTGCCGGGCACGGTCTCGGCCCGCAGCAACCCCGCCGGGCCGGGGGCGGGTTCGGGGGCGGGCGGCGCGTCGGGCAGCACGGCGGCGTAATCATTGGTGAAGACAAACGTATCCGTATAAGCCGGGTTGCGCGCGCCACCCGCCCGCGCGTTGCCGGGGCAGAGGTAGCAGTCGGGGTCATAGGTCGGGCGCGCGCCGGCCGGGGCCTCATCGACGTGGCCCTGCCACGGCCGTTGCAAGCGGTGGGGCGAAACCTGCACCCATTCGCCGGTCAACGGGTTATAGCGGCGGTGGGGATGGCGGGCGGGATCGAACATCGTGGACACAGCATACCACCACAAGCCAACCCCGGCAGCGGTTAATTCTCCAGATTGCCGATCTCGCGCGCCCAGAGGCGAGCGGTCAACTCCTCGATGCCCGACCGCAAATGGCGGCGGTAGGTACTGAAGGGCAGATCGATGACCTCGGCCGCCTGCTCCTGGGTCATGGCCGGCTGGAAGTAGGTGTGGTAGACGGCGCGGTAATACTTAGCCAGCCGGGGCGACTTCTGGAGCGATTCGGCCGTCTCGCGCACGATCTTGCGCAGGGCGGCCACGCGGGCGGCCGGCGTGTCGCCGCCCCCGGCGGCCAGCACAAAGCGGGAGCGGACGAGCGGGTTGGCCGTCAGGGCCGCCGTGTCGGTGTAATCGCGCAGGGCATCGCGCACGGCGGTGGCGAAATCGGCCTCGCTGAGGACGATCAACGATTCGGCCGCCGTCTTGACGCGCGGCCCGGCCGCCGCCATATTCATCTCGCGCTCGGCCAATAGCTCGAACCAGGCCAGCGGCGGCCGCACCCGCCAGTCGTGACCGTAGACCCCATAGCGCCGCTGCCCGACGGTGAAATCGGCCTCCGGCAGCCGCTCCATGTCGGAATACTCAAAGGCCATGCGCCAGAACTCCGGGTCGGCCAGCGGTACGAAGGTGTAGGCCAGACCGGGGGTGATCAGGTAATCCTGGATGATGTTGAGCACCAGGCGCGTCTGCTCCGGCGAGACGGATTGATACGACTCGGCGGCCATCCAGAAGCGGAAGAGCAGCGCCGTCTCGCCGCTGCGTAGCGGCTTATGGGCCAACACGTCCCAAGCCGCGGCTACGGCCGGGTCAAGCTGGCGGTCGCCCGGCGTGGTGGCCTCCAGCGTGACGCGGGCCAGAAAGCCGACCGGTTCACCCGTGGCCCCGCGCAACACGCTGACGTTGTGCGGCTGGCGTGATAGCCAGTGGACGGCCAGCGCGGCCGACGCCGCGCCCTCGTGTCGTTCCACCATCTCGGCCAAAAGCTCAACGTCGTCGGGGCGCATCCCGTCGGTGAAGACCGTGCCCACCTCCTGCCACAGAAAGAAGGGCCGCACCGAAGGGTTTTCGCGATGGAGATAGATCAGTTCGGACAGAATTCGGCGTTGTTCCTGGCCCGCCGCCCGCCGGATGCGCGTCATGTAGTAAGCGCGGGCGCGCGTGTGTAGCTCGGTGAACCAGTCGAAGTTGCGCCAGCGGATGTCGGCCGTCAGCGCCTCGCGGGCCAGATCGTGGGGAAAGACGCCACGCCGGTCGGCCTCCATGAACGATAGGCCGCGCAACCATTCAAATAGATCGTGCACGTCATCCTGGGCCAATAAGGCCGCCAGCAGGGATTCGGTCATCAGCTTGACCAGCGACGTGGCCTCCAGCGCCGCCCGATGCA is drawn from Candidatus Promineifilum breve and contains these coding sequences:
- a CDS encoding CHAD domain-containing protein, whose protein sequence is MMPTIITPELPDPTQPVATLPIAEMSIAEMPIAEMPIAEIPIAEIPIAEAGRLLMAGELAIIQTHWPALRLAADTTAVHETRKAIRRTFTLFKLFAPYFAPDELEPHRATLRRMMRRLAPCRDAAVFRLKLAAYNETAEPPLTKLADHWDERQARADEKLREYLGRRPVIRRLDRYTRLTVSPGMGLPRGKDRAAPLLVGHALPALLFQRVGAVRAWGALLPTATPAQFHQLRIQFKELRYTLTFFEPVLSGCADLIDLSRQIQDHLGALNDASVAVELLEGMKHHHDEADRYRAFQQAELERLTAGFLPLYAAFDRPEVRRELALTLADL
- a CDS encoding ABC1 kinase family protein, giving the protein MNSESQIDTYRYRRILQFFSGVIARILWWDLVMRRVPVTRQRALASRSDRYRELSRDFRGLAIEMGGVMIKLGQFLSSRVDVLPPEITQELKGLQDEVPPADTAQVMGLLREQLGDIDRRFEYIAPDPLAAASLGQVYRARLKPPRGESGPGAAVVIKVQRPQIESMVRTDLAALRVVARWLMRYKPIRRRANVPALMEEFARTLWEELDYQSEADNAEHFARIHADNDRIYIPRVYREHSTKRVVVLEDVESLKIADVDALTEAGIDTKDVADLLLEAYFKQVFVAEFFHADPHPGNLFVRPQSAAPGELIGAGGPSFQLIFVDFGMAVRVPPATGESLRKVLFGVTQRDAGQLTEAARELGFFLPGADMERIEEAIDTVLTQVWGRNLLDLAQPDPREIEAIGREFRDLLYDFPFQIPQDFIYLGRAMGMISGLVSQLDPQINPWRKIERYGQQLLRSQSVAFLRERGLSGLLEAARPYLETPLRIQRLLEEAEKGRLRVQLKSDRDGLRQQERLEKRVGQLGWSIVSAAGILSATLLYLERRREKRQDGD
- a CDS encoding glycosyltransferase family 61 protein produces the protein MFRQLITNLDRASGGRLRRTADRAELPAYAGPVVSLCGGRAEAAGIEEFTVLQPVRAVRLDDERQRAFLARQTAVPNVDGAFQTEEAFRATLREVTFDPHSGAVWAADGALVLDSIKNAGRLKHVAATPIAPGTLAGAYSSIAGPISGNVFHWFIESLPRLHSLSSYPEPITLLMPDGLPADRRQQLAACLPPDVTVRFIPANRRVRVERFVLPSFLTTQWDFAYPPHNHLAHVRDRLIGAAGLPPRLVPGERIYILRDRARVRRVINEAAVVELLQTRGFRPYRLEELPFADQVRLFRDAEMVIAPHGAGLANLLFAPPVPVLEFASRAVTPVYFFLTLALGQEYRYLYPLELVDNEPLPGPSDGPLYSAARDLDLTVDLDALRAIVDEWS
- a CDS encoding hemolysin family protein: MNSRLLFEIILLFLLILLNGLFALAELAIVSSRRERLQALIDDGHPGAVIALRMLQEPTALLSTAQVGITLIGILAGAFGGAALTDELALWLEPLPGVGPYSRTIALIIVVGAITFFSVVLGELVPKRLALRNPERIAASVARPMSLLATIARPVVRVLTLATAFFLRLLGVSNDVSEQVVTEEEIKLLVEQGTRSGVFEEAERVMVESIFHLGDRRLRSLMTPRTELVWLDVNDAEPTIRETISQSPHTRFPVGDRTLDHIVGFVHTKDLLSHSWAAAPFDLRAIAQPPLLLPESMLALRALERFKETGVQGALLVDEFGGVEGMVTLFDILEAIVGDIPSREEIAAPPVVRRDDGSYLVEGFLDVEDLKALLAVDELPGEGDFQTLGGFVLFRLGRLPRAGDYVEWGGYRFEIVDMDGNRIDKVLIDRRDGGNQAV
- a CDS encoding ATP-dependent helicase, giving the protein MDLLANLNEAQRAAVSAPAGALLVVAGPGSGKTRVLTHRIAYLIREMRVSPWHIMAVTFTNKAAREMEHRIEQLLDGRPQGLNMGTFHAICARLLRREVDTLTHYQRDFVIFDTADQLQVIKQALAELNLDDKKFPPNKMLNGISNAKNDLITPAEYVATNYTGAAVQRVYERYQMTLRVNNAMDFDDLMMNVVLLFDEQPEVMARYQERYHHVLVDEFQDTNATQYRLLRQLTGDHNSIFAVGDSDQSIYKWRGADYRNIQNFYRDYPASRTILLEQNYRSTQVILDAAIEVIRHNRDHIPKKLFTERPGGTKISLREAYNESDEAATIVDTIESLMLKNRNGNDFAVMYRTNAQSRAIEEAFVQAGLPYRLVGATQFYQRREVKDIIAYLRLIHNPLDAVSFNRVLNVPTRGIGQQTQAQFNAWAAAGGRQPAEALLRLATDPDAQHPFTGRAYKALYQFGSLYAAWRTLSERVSVGELLDAVLEQINYRAYLEDGTEEGEDRWANVMELRGVAGVDSQMALGDFLQQVSLVAETDNLDSEAQATTLLTLHAAKGLEFPVVFITGLEEGLLPHSRSMDDEDELAEERRLFYVGLTRAKDAIYLSHAFRRTSWGDSSVAVPSRFLSDLPDALVDGQRPGNRRRESIDRMSTWGDKPRTSGGRPTSPSTSSGDRRPPVTNNVWGNSSGRPAQDERRLPPPNTAGDPPRRERPVSARYKTGQKVRHAKFGDGTVIETKVTGSDEEVVVAFPGLGIKRLAASIAALEIIE
- a CDS encoding NYN domain-containing protein, producing the protein MHYLIDGHNLIARTPGLSLADPDDEAKLSALLRRWAAADPRRKVTVIFDAGLPAGEARHLSGGNVKAIFAPNNSSADAALIRRIEALGNPAEFVVVSSDNAVLAAAARRRVATQRSEAFATAMLNDRHFGNREQAPAPRPDAPAMSPDEMQEWLALFGPEPETPRPSRPPRQPAPPPAPPKKKPKTDDEADDIDEWLRLFGYKE
- a CDS encoding UDP-glucose--hexose-1-phosphate uridylyltransferase, with the translated sequence MFDPARHPHRRYNPLTGEWVQVSPHRLQRPWQGHVDEAPAGARPTYDPDCYLCPGNARAGGARNPAYTDTFVFTNDYAAVLPDAPPAPEPAPGPAGLLRAETVPGTARVICFSPRHDLTLPEMEIAAIRKVIETWAEQTADLGRRYRWVQLFENKGALMGSSNPHPHGQIWGIDTLPNEPAKEDIHQRLYFEKEGRPLLLDYAAVEEAAGERVVEANEAWLAVVPYWAIWPFELLLLPRRHVRRLPELDEAERQALAEILKRLLIRYDNLFSTSFPYSMGWHGAPFGPEAQDHWQLHAHFLPPLLRSATIRKFMVGYELLAEAQRDLTAEQAAARLRETPIEHYKLRIR
- a CDS encoding P-loop NTPase family protein, translated to MQQRLEQARRRRFVGRESERELLRATLTAAELPFFVLHVFGPGGIGKTSLMREFAALAHDHGLPVALIDGRNVDPSPDSFLRAVGVALNLSPGSDPLDYLASHTGRLLLLVDTYELLTPIDGWLREQFLPGLRDDIFVVLAGRQPPALPWRTDTGWQALVRILPLRNLGPDESRAYLQLRGVPDGQIDAVLDFTHGHALALSLVADVYDQGPDTQFKPEAAPDVIHTLLDQLIRQVPSPLHRAALEATSLVKLMTESLLAALLAQDDVHDLFEWLRGLSFMEADRRGVFPHDLAREALTADIRWRNFDWFTELHTRARAYYMTRIRRAAGQEQRRILSELIYLHRENPSVRPFFLWQEVGTVFTDGMRPDDVELLAEMVERHEGAASAALAVHWLSRQPHNVSVLRGATGEPVGFLARVTLEATTPGDRQLDPAVAAAWDVLAHKPLRSGETALLFRFWMAAESYQSVSPEQTRLVLNIIQDYLITPGLAYTFVPLADPEFWRMAFEYSDMERLPEADFTVGQRRYGVYGHDWRVRPPLAWFELLAEREMNMAAAGPRVKTAAESLIVLSEADFATAVRDALRDYTDTAALTANPLVRSRFVLAAGGGDTPAARVAALRKIVRETAESLQKSPRLAKYYRAVYHTYFQPAMTQEQAAEVIDLPFSTYRRHLRSGIEELTARLWAREIGNLEN